In Primulina huaijiensis isolate GDHJ02 chromosome 16, ASM1229523v2, whole genome shotgun sequence, a single genomic region encodes these proteins:
- the LOC140961927 gene encoding zinc finger CCCH domain-containing protein 6-like isoform X2, whose product MMVRLFCPEESPALVGLGTQNHLQAKAFWPLLSRGTGLDDNLPPGFEGIEPAKLWRIKLSQIPLITWRCPPSFEVNSSWRVVAGEESIEMEAQKRREMTMLEAIYPRSSTIPPNPSVSAGADDSVINDQNTPLVPITPVEDEDIASDTTFGSIARNTDSADNKRVATGVEPDTVLAAQVALSLITSKSYQGNLIDRELLIKILSDPKMIEQLITNHAALSSTQNMSRSSHITNTLPSKVQTMPAIGVHTVSSTSMPNLRPLPKNLFNPVSIAVNRRGPELITPSMSTNNLPLYPPSRNLRPSVPDVTPVPSPEVPKGKDINYYKSLIQQHGEERREILPRYSHQTNEVQLGISREPSNIAKSRDSKQKMMKPCIFFNSSRGCRNGVNCAYLHGSSAQQKVIGIQEVQSAKRAKIHR is encoded by the exons ATGATG GTACGGCTTTTTTGTCCAGAAGAATCTCCCGCACTAGTGGGATTGGGAACACAGAACCACCTCCAGGCAAAGGCATTTTGGCCACTGCTGTCAAGAGGTACGGGACTTGATGACAATTTACCACCAGGCTTTGAAGGAATCGAACCTGCAAAGCTGTGGAGGATTAAGTTGTCTCAAATACCATTAATTACATGGAGATGCCCTCCCAGC TTCGAAGTAAATAGTTCATGGAGAGTGGTTGCTGGAGAAGAGAGCATAGAAATGGAAGCCCAGAAGCGAAGGGAGATGACAATGCTGGAAGCCATATATCCACGCTCATCAACTATTCCTCCCAA CCCATCCGTTTCAGCGGGTGCCGATGACTCGGTTATTAATGACCAAAACACCCCTTTGGTCCCCATCACACCAGTCGAAGATGAGGACATCGCATCGGATACAACATTTGGCTCCATTGCGAGGAACACCGACTCTGCAGATAATAAAAGAGTAGCGACAGGAGTCGAGCCTGATACAGTATTAGCAGCTCAAGTTGCATTGAGTTTAATCACGTCAAAAAGTTATCAAGGAAACTTGATTGATCGGGAGCTGCTCATAAAGATTCTCAGTGACCCAAAAATGATTGAGCAACTAATTACTAACCATGCTGCATTGTCCAGCACGCAGAACATGTCACGATCATCCCACATTACTAATACGCTACCTTCCAAAGTTCAGACCATGCCAGCCATTGGAGTTCATACTGTATCATCGACCAGCATGCCCAATTTGAGGCCGCTTcccaaaaatttatttaatccaGTCAGCATTGCTGTGAATAGAAGGGGTCCAGAACTCATCACCCCTTCGATGTCTACGAATAATTTACCTCTTTACCCTCCAAGTAGGAATCTGCGGCCATCTGTGCCTGATGTTACCCCAGTGCCCAGTCCCGAAGTTCCCAAGGGAAAGGACATCAACTACTACAAGAGCCTCATTCAGCAACATGGAGAAGAAAGAAGGGAGATTTTACCTCGATATTCTCATCAAACCAACGAAGTACAATTGGGAATCAGTCGAGAACCATCAAATATAGCGAAATCAAGAGACTCAAAGCAAAAGATGATGAAGCCCTGCATATTTTTCAATAGTTCTAGGGGATGCAGGAATGGAGTTAACTGTGCCTATCTGCATGGTTCATCGGCCCAGCAGAAAGTCATTGGTATTCAAGAGGTTCAAAGTGCAAAGAGAGCGAAGATCCATAGATAG
- the LOC140961274 gene encoding uncharacterized protein isoform X1, which produces MAEENKAEELKGGELLFCGTTAWDAIGRRRSLAEENSVSPTRLRPLMGVDIRVVLSGCVSCHCVALDVEGRCYTWGRNEKGQLGHGDKIQRDRPTIVSALSKHKIVTSGAGRSHTVVVTEGGLSFAFGLNKHGQLGSGSAKNEVESSPVRCTVSEVKAAVCGGEFTVWLTSIEGSSILTAGLPQYGQLGHGTDNEYNTKDSSVRLAYEAQPHPKAVASLAGETIVKVACGTNHTVAVDKSGYVYTWRFGGYGRLGHREQKDEWSPRRVDVFTRHNVLPPDAIVSAGSVNSACTAGGGQLYMWGKLKNNGDDWMYPKPLMDLSGWHLRCMDSGSMHHFVGSDSSCISWGHAQSGELGYGPLGQKSSAAPKKVDLLEGMHVISVACGFAHSLMVVDRTNVADRFEKLEIYDGKATGEDLEDPNNIPEPASAEKLPNRSSVKTSQNLKKRKKGKDSSESEGENEENSYSDDSDKEMNGKYSGRGRGKNSGKSTPRKKGSGRGSGRPPSKSTGAQKSGGGKGTGKRGRPKKT; this is translated from the exons ATGGCGGAGGAGAATAAGGCAGAGGAGTTGAAGGGTGGGGAGCTGCTGTTCTGTGGAACCACAGCTTGGGATGCCATCGGTCGGCGGAGAAGCTTGGCGGAGGAAAATTCGGTTTCTCCAACGAGGCTTAGGCCTCTTATGGGGGTAGACATTCGAGTTGTCTTATCTGGTTGCG TGTCTTGTCATTGCGTGGCATTGGATGTTGAAGGTCGCTGTTACACCTGGGGACGCAACGAG AAGGGGCAGCTTGGGCATGGTGATAAGATTCAACGAGATAGGCCGACAATTGTTTCTGCGTTGTCCAA GCATAAAATTGTTACGTCAGGGGCCGGTAGGAGTCACACCGTAGTAGTAACTGAGGGTGGTCTCTCTTTTGCTTTCGGTTTGAACAAGCATGGGCAGCTTGGTTCAGGTTCTGCAAAAAATG AGGTTGAATCTTCTCCAGTTCGTTGCACAGTTTCTGAAGTCAAAGCAGCTGTGTGTGGTGGTGAATTTACTGTGTGGCTAACTTCAATTGAAGGATCTTCTATTCT AACTGCTGGTCTTCCTCAGTATGGACAGCTTGGGCATGGTACTGACAATGAG TATAATACCAAAGATAGTTCTGTGCGGCTTGCCTATGAAGCCCAACCTCACCCTAAGGCAGTAGCGTCTCTTGCAGGGGAGACTATAGTCAAAGTTGCTTGTGGAACTAATCATACTG TGGCAGTCGATAAGAGTGGTTATGTTTACAC GTGGCGCTTTGGTGGTTACGGAAG GCTTGGACATAGAGAACAGAAGGACGAATGGTCTCCACGGCGAGTTGACGTTTTCACAAGGCATAATGTTTTGCCTCCTGATGCAATTGTTTCTGCGGGTTCTGTCAATTCTGCATGTACAGCTG GAGGTGGACAGCTTTACATGTGGGGAAAATTGAAGAACAATGGAGATGACTGGATGTACCCTAAGCCTTTGATGGATTTAAG TGGCTGGCATCTGCGCTGTATGGATTCAGGCTCTATGCATCATTTTGTTGGTTCTGATTCTTCATGCATAAGCTGGGGCCATGCACAATCTGGCGAATTGGGATACGGACCTCTTGGACAAAA ATCTTCTGCAGCTCCTAAAAAAGTAGACTTGCTCGAGGGCATGCATGTTATCAG TGTTGCCTGTGGATTTGCCCATTCATTAATGGTTGTTGATAGAACCAATGTTGCTGATCGTTTTGAGAAG CTTGAAATCTATGATGGCAAAGCTACTGGTGAAG ACCTTGAAGATCCCAATAATATACCTGAACCTGCAAGCGCAGAAAAACTTCCTAATAGAAGTTCCGTGAAAACTTCTCAGAACTTGAAAAAACGAAAAAAGGGGAAAGATTCTTCAGAATCTGAGGGCGAGAACGAGGAGAATAGCTATTCTGATGACAGCGACAAAGAAATGAATGGAAAATACTCCGGTAGAGGACGAGGCAAAAATTCTGGTAAATCTACTCCAAGGAAGAAAGGTAGTGGCCGTGGTTCTGGGCGTCCTCCATCAAAATCGACAGGCGCCCAGAAATCTGGTGGAGGAAAAGGAACTGGGAAGAGAGGAAGACCTAAAAAGACCTGA
- the LOC140961261 gene encoding auxin response factor 5-like, translating to MASVEGKSKPEGLVNGGHNILEGMKFLKEMQDHTGVKKPMNSELWHACAGPLVTLPQVGSLVYYFPQGHSEQVAASTNRSATTQIPSYPNLPSHLLCQVHNVTLHADKDTDEIYAQMSLQPVNSEKDVFPIPDFRVKPSKHPAEFFCKTLTASDTSTHGGFSVPRRAAEKLFPQLDYSVQPPTQELVVRDLHENTWTFRHIYRGQPKRHLLTTGWSMFVGAKRLRAGDAVLFIRDEKSQLLLGVRRANRQQAALPSSVLSTDSMHIGILAAAAHAAANRTPFTIFYNPRACPSEFVVPLAKYRKALFGTQLSIGMRFGMMFETEDSNKRRYMGTITGISDLDPLRWQNSKWRSLQVEWDEPGCCDRQSRVSPWEIETPESLFIFPSLTGNLKRPFHSAFLGAQTEWEGLINRPLFHGPLGDLPCPSVSSLWSDHFTKMLIKDTALQESKSSVQSANKPAPPQIIPPDMESYPERLVGSQTNVMNSNVLLPSILEAPEKVVHRTSMDTVGPSLTIDQLSQVQSQEQCNDNKHDVPVMNQSNGTQTSPVITHSRLDSQIFQTPQNDPSRVQSINLNPLFQYPSQVEFNTYSSMCPSSPAMFRNPGSSFVFQKSGQPSPLPETMIKVPASAGQESWDFNFNNAKCMSQTNLPTMLSHQEMSTLQYNSCGLKDLSSDESQNQGDIYSCLNLGENNNGSTVIDPSVSSTILDDFCALKNTDFQQSDYLVGNFCPNQDVQSQITSASLADSQTFSLHEYADNSGGASSSNVDFEDKNLLQHGSWQQVTPRFRTYTKIQKVGSVGRSIDVSSFKTYDELRSEIEHMFGLKGLLNDMGSGWKLVYVDFENDVLLVGDDPWEEFVGCVKCIRILSPSEVQQMGQEGMQLLNSAGVQAINGAASENGCGKNGL from the exons ATGGCTTCTGTCGAAGGAAAGTCCAAACCCGAAGGTTTGGTCAATGGCGGACATAATATTCTTGAAGGGATGAAATTCTTGAAAGAAATGCAGGATCATACTG GGGTAAAGAAACCAATGAATTCTGAGTTGTGGCATGCTTGTGCTGGTCCGCTTGTTACCTTGCCTCAGGTTGGAAGCCTTGTGTACTATTTTCCACAAGGGCACAGTGAACAG gttGCCGCATCCACGAATAGATCAGCAACAACACAAATACCAAGCTATCCAAACCTACCTTCTCATTTGTTGTGTCAAGTTCACAATGTTACACTCCAT GCAGACAAAGACACAGATGAAATTTATGCCCAAATGAGCCTTCAGCCGGTGAATTCT GAAAAGGACGTGTTTCCTATACCGGACTTTCGAGTAAAACCCAGTAAACATCCAGCTGAATTTTTCTGCAAGACATTGACGGCCAGTGATACTAGCACACATGGTGGCTTCTCAGTTCCTCGAAGAGCTGCAGAAAAGCTGTTTCCACAGCTG GATTACTCTGTGCAACCACCAACTCAAGAACTTGTTGTCCGAGATTTGCATGAAAACACATGGACTTTTCGACATATATACCGGG GACAGCCAAAGCGGCACCTTCTAACAACTGGTTGGAGCATGTTTGTTGGTGCAAAGAGGCTTAGAGCAGGCGATGCGGTTCTATTTATTAG AGATGAGAAGTCACAGCTATTACTCGGAGTGAGGCGTGCTAATCGTCAGCAAGCAGCTTTGCCATCTTCGGTTCTGTCTACTGATAGCATGCACATTGGAATCCTGGCTGCTGCTGCTCATGCTGCGGCTAACAGAACCCCATTCACAATCTTCTACAATCCAAG GGCATGCCCCTCAGAATTTGTCGTTCCACTGGCTAAATATCGAAAAGCATTGTTTGGCACACAACTCTCCATAGGTATGAGGTTTGGTATGATGTTTGAAACAGAAGATTCCAACAAACGAAG ATATATGGGAACCATTACTGGTATAAGCGATTTGGATCCTCTAAGATGGCAAAATTCCAAATGGCGCAGTCTGCAG GTAGAGTGGGATGAGCCTGGGTGCTGTGACAGGCAAAGTAGAGTTAGCCCCTGGGAAATCGAGACTCCAGAAAGCCTCTTTATATTTCCATCTCTAACAGGCAACCTGAAGCGTCCTTTCCACTCTGCTTTCTTAG GGGCGCAAACAGAATGGGAAGGTTTAATAAATCGGCCTCTTTTCCACGGTCCACTTGGAGATCTTCCATGTCCCTCGGTATCAAGTCTATGGTCAGATCACTTCACAAAGATGCTAATAAAGGACACAGCACTCCAGGAATCCAAATCTTCGGTACAATCTGCAAATAAACCGGCTCCTCCACAGATTATTCCTCCAGACATGGAAAGTTATCCTGAACGATTAGTTGGCAGCCAAACAAATGTCATGAACTCGAATGTTTTACTGCCGTCAATCCTAGAGGCACCAGAAAAAGTTGTGCACCGAACTTCCATGGATACAGTAGGACCTTCACTGACTATAGATCAGCTTAGCCAGGTTCAGTCACAAGAGCAGTGCAATGATAACAAACATGATGTTCCAGTCATGAATCAGAGTAATGGGACGCAAACTAGTCCGGTGATCACACACTCTAGGTTGGACTCACAAATCTTTCAAACTCCGCAGAACGATCCATCCCGTGTACAGTCCATAAATCTTAATCCCTTGTTCCAGTACCCGAGTCAGGTTGAATTTAACACGTATTCTTCAATGTGTCCCTCCTCGCCTGCCATGTTTAGAAATCCGGGGTCTTCTTTTGTGTTCCAGAAATCCGGTCAGCCTTCTCCTTTACCAGAAACTATGATCAAAGTGCCGGCTTCAGCAGGTCAAGAATCgtgggattttaattttaacaatGCGAAGTGCATGTCCCAAACCAATCTCCCTACCATGTTGTCTCATCAAGAAATGTCGACTCTTCAGTATAATTCATGTGGTTTGAAAGACTTATCATCAGATGAGAGCCAGAATCAGGGTGACATATATAGCTGCCTCAATCTTGGTGAGAATAACAATGGAAGTACAGTAATTGATCCTTCTGTTTCTAGCACGATCTTGGATGATTTTTGCGCATTGAAGAACACTGATTTCCAGCAGTCTGATTACCTAGTGGGAAACTTCTGCCCAAATCAGGATGTCCAATCCCAGATTACATCAGCTAGCCTAGCAGATTCTCAGACATTCTCTCTCCATGAATACGCAGATAACTCGGGAGGAGCATCTTCAAGCAATGTGGATTTTGAGGACAAAAATCTTTTGCAACATGGCTCATGGCAGCAAGTCACTCCACGATTCCGGACTTATACAAAG ATACAAAAGGTCGGGTCTGTGGGAAGGTCGATCGATGTCTCTAGTTTCAAGACTTACGATGAGCTACGTTCGGAAATAGAACACATGTTTGGTCTCAAGGGCTTGCTCAATGACATGGGTTCTGGATGGAAACTGGTCTATGTGGATTTCGAAAACGATGTTCTACTTGTCGGAGATGATCCTTGGGA GGAATTTGTGGGCTGTGTTAAATGCATCAGAATTCTATCACCATCGGAAGTTCAGCAGATGGGACAAGAGGGAATGCAGCTTTTAAACTCGGCTGGTGTACAGGCTATTAATGGCGCAGCATCTGAAAATGGATGCGGTAAAAATGGCCTCTAA
- the LOC140961263 gene encoding probable methyltransferase At1g29790: MGSVSLAIGDGTARFNKGSFCSSAVNVLMLFSVIATNLFAFYSFSYHPTTLQHNYHNPENLSLISEKVSAILREIGSSQQKLSQMEKKLLGYESIDLSRSNVAEELKVFLNHHQLPLGKDSRTGITEMVASVGHSCYKSVGLLSQFMSYKVNSVCPDDWSLGQKLILQGCEPLPRRRCFVKTIPKLGLHPFPASVWRNVSEKICSWSGLGCKNFACLSQKKLNRDCAGCFDIVEGYETQRYVKARSKNDFLIDDVLVMAKDGVRIGFDLGGGSGTFAARMAEKNVTVVTASLNIDAPFNEFIASRGLFPLYLSLDYRFPFYDHVFDLVHIGNGLDMGGQAEKLEFLMFDIDRVLRAGGLVWLDNFYCSNDDKRRVVSRLVELFGYKKLKWVVGEKFDGSRKPEIYLSTVLQKPARV; the protein is encoded by the coding sequence ATGGGTTCTGTTTCTTTGGCTATCGGGGATGGAACAGCAAGATTCAATAAAGGTTCATTTTGTTCCTCGGCAGTAAATGTGTTGATGCTTTTTTCAGTAATCGCCACAAATCTTTTTGCTTTTTATTCTTTCAGTTACCACCCCACAACCCTTCAGCACAATTACCACAATCCCGAGAATCTCTCTTTGATCTCGGAAAAAGTGAGTGCAATCCTTAGAGAGATTGGATCTTCGCAGCAGAAGCTATCCCAGATGGAGAAAAAGCTCTTAGGGTATGAAAGCATCGATCTTTCCAGATCCAATGTTGCTGAGGAGCTTAAAGTTTTCTTAAACCACCACCAGCTACCTTTGGGTAAAGATTCAAGAACTGGAATTACCGAAATGGTGGCATCTGTGGGGCATTCTTGTTACAAATCCGTGGGTTTGTTGTCTCAATTCATGAGCTATAAAGTTAATAGTGTTTGCCCTGATGATTGGAGCCTTGGTCAGAAGCTGATTCTCCAGGGATGTGAGCCTCTTCCGAGAAGAAGGTGCTTCGTTAAAACAATTCCTAAGCTCGGATTACACCCCTTTCCAGCCTCTGTTTGGAGAAATGTTAGTGAAAAGATTTGTAGTTGGAGCGGTCTAGGATGCAAGAACTTTGCTTGTCTGAGCCAAAAGAAATTGAACAGGGATTGTGCTGGTTGTTTTGATATTGTTGAGGGCTATGAAACCCAAAGGTATGTTAAAGCTCGAAGCAAAAATGATTTCCTTATTGATGATGTGCTGGTGATGGCGAAAGATGGGGTAAGGATTGGGTTCGATCTTGGTGGTGGTTCGGGGACATTTGCTGCTAGAATGGCCGAGAAAAATGTGACTGTGGTCACTGCCTCCTTGAATATTGATGCCCCATTTAATGAATTCATTGCCTCTAGGGGGCTTTTCCCTTTGTATTTGAGCTTAGACTATAGGTTTCCATTTTATGATCACGTGTTTGATTTGGTTCACATCGGCAATGGACTGGACATGGGGGGCCAAGCTGAGAAACTGGAGTTCTTGATGTTTGATATTGATCGTGTGTTGAGGGCAGGTGGATTGGTTTGGTTAGACAACTTTTATTGTTCAAATGATGACAAGAGAAGGGTTGTGAGTAGACTGGTCGAACTGTTTGGGTATAAGAAGTTGAAGTGGGTTGTTGGAGAGAAATTTGATGGATCAAGAAAACCAGAAATTTACTTGTCCACTGTTCTACAGAAACCTGCAAGAGTATGA
- the LOC140961274 gene encoding uncharacterized protein isoform X3 gives MAEENKAEELKGGELLFCGTTAWDAIGRRRSLAEENSVSPTRLRPLMGVDIRVVLSGCVSCHCVALDVEGRCYTWGRNEKGQLGHGDKIQRDRPTIVSALSKHKIVTSGAGRSHTVVVTEGGLSFAFGLNKHGQLGSGSAKNEVESSPVRCTVSEVKAAVCGGEFTVWLTSIEGSSILTAGLPQYGQLGHGTDNEYNTKDSSVRLAYEAQPHPKAVASLAGETIVKVACGTNHTVAVDKSGYVYTWRFGGYGRLGHREQKDEWSPRRVDVFTRHNVLPPDAIVSAGSVNSACTAGGGQLYMWGKLKNNGDDWMYPKPLMDLSGWHLRCMDSGSMHHFVGSDSSCISWGHAQSGELGYGPLGQKSSAAPKKVDLLEGMHVISVACGFAHSLMVVDRTNVADRFEKTLKIPIIYLNLQAQKNFLIEVP, from the exons ATGGCGGAGGAGAATAAGGCAGAGGAGTTGAAGGGTGGGGAGCTGCTGTTCTGTGGAACCACAGCTTGGGATGCCATCGGTCGGCGGAGAAGCTTGGCGGAGGAAAATTCGGTTTCTCCAACGAGGCTTAGGCCTCTTATGGGGGTAGACATTCGAGTTGTCTTATCTGGTTGCG TGTCTTGTCATTGCGTGGCATTGGATGTTGAAGGTCGCTGTTACACCTGGGGACGCAACGAG AAGGGGCAGCTTGGGCATGGTGATAAGATTCAACGAGATAGGCCGACAATTGTTTCTGCGTTGTCCAA GCATAAAATTGTTACGTCAGGGGCCGGTAGGAGTCACACCGTAGTAGTAACTGAGGGTGGTCTCTCTTTTGCTTTCGGTTTGAACAAGCATGGGCAGCTTGGTTCAGGTTCTGCAAAAAATG AGGTTGAATCTTCTCCAGTTCGTTGCACAGTTTCTGAAGTCAAAGCAGCTGTGTGTGGTGGTGAATTTACTGTGTGGCTAACTTCAATTGAAGGATCTTCTATTCT AACTGCTGGTCTTCCTCAGTATGGACAGCTTGGGCATGGTACTGACAATGAG TATAATACCAAAGATAGTTCTGTGCGGCTTGCCTATGAAGCCCAACCTCACCCTAAGGCAGTAGCGTCTCTTGCAGGGGAGACTATAGTCAAAGTTGCTTGTGGAACTAATCATACTG TGGCAGTCGATAAGAGTGGTTATGTTTACAC GTGGCGCTTTGGTGGTTACGGAAG GCTTGGACATAGAGAACAGAAGGACGAATGGTCTCCACGGCGAGTTGACGTTTTCACAAGGCATAATGTTTTGCCTCCTGATGCAATTGTTTCTGCGGGTTCTGTCAATTCTGCATGTACAGCTG GAGGTGGACAGCTTTACATGTGGGGAAAATTGAAGAACAATGGAGATGACTGGATGTACCCTAAGCCTTTGATGGATTTAAG TGGCTGGCATCTGCGCTGTATGGATTCAGGCTCTATGCATCATTTTGTTGGTTCTGATTCTTCATGCATAAGCTGGGGCCATGCACAATCTGGCGAATTGGGATACGGACCTCTTGGACAAAA ATCTTCTGCAGCTCCTAAAAAAGTAGACTTGCTCGAGGGCATGCATGTTATCAG TGTTGCCTGTGGATTTGCCCATTCATTAATGGTTGTTGATAGAACCAATGTTGCTGATCGTTTTGAGAAG ACCTTGAAGATCCCAATAATATACCTGAACCTGCAAGCGCAGAAAAACTTCCTAATAGAAGTTCCGTGA
- the LOC140961274 gene encoding uncharacterized protein isoform X2 has protein sequence MLKVAVTPGDATRRKGQLGHGDKIQRDRPTIVSALSKHKIVTSGAGRSHTVVVTEGGLSFAFGLNKHGQLGSGSAKNEVESSPVRCTVSEVKAAVCGGEFTVWLTSIEGSSILTAGLPQYGQLGHGTDNEYNTKDSSVRLAYEAQPHPKAVASLAGETIVKVACGTNHTVAVDKSGYVYTWRFGGYGRLGHREQKDEWSPRRVDVFTRHNVLPPDAIVSAGSVNSACTAGGGQLYMWGKLKNNGDDWMYPKPLMDLSGWHLRCMDSGSMHHFVGSDSSCISWGHAQSGELGYGPLGQKSSAAPKKVDLLEGMHVISVACGFAHSLMVVDRTNVADRFEKLEIYDGKATGEDLEDPNNIPEPASAEKLPNRSSVKTSQNLKKRKKGKDSSESEGENEENSYSDDSDKEMNGKYSGRGRGKNSGKSTPRKKGSGRGSGRPPSKSTGAQKSGGGKGTGKRGRPKKT, from the exons ATGTTGAAGGTCGCTGTTACACCTGGGGACGCAACGAGGCGT AAGGGGCAGCTTGGGCATGGTGATAAGATTCAACGAGATAGGCCGACAATTGTTTCTGCGTTGTCCAA GCATAAAATTGTTACGTCAGGGGCCGGTAGGAGTCACACCGTAGTAGTAACTGAGGGTGGTCTCTCTTTTGCTTTCGGTTTGAACAAGCATGGGCAGCTTGGTTCAGGTTCTGCAAAAAATG AGGTTGAATCTTCTCCAGTTCGTTGCACAGTTTCTGAAGTCAAAGCAGCTGTGTGTGGTGGTGAATTTACTGTGTGGCTAACTTCAATTGAAGGATCTTCTATTCT AACTGCTGGTCTTCCTCAGTATGGACAGCTTGGGCATGGTACTGACAATGAG TATAATACCAAAGATAGTTCTGTGCGGCTTGCCTATGAAGCCCAACCTCACCCTAAGGCAGTAGCGTCTCTTGCAGGGGAGACTATAGTCAAAGTTGCTTGTGGAACTAATCATACTG TGGCAGTCGATAAGAGTGGTTATGTTTACAC GTGGCGCTTTGGTGGTTACGGAAG GCTTGGACATAGAGAACAGAAGGACGAATGGTCTCCACGGCGAGTTGACGTTTTCACAAGGCATAATGTTTTGCCTCCTGATGCAATTGTTTCTGCGGGTTCTGTCAATTCTGCATGTACAGCTG GAGGTGGACAGCTTTACATGTGGGGAAAATTGAAGAACAATGGAGATGACTGGATGTACCCTAAGCCTTTGATGGATTTAAG TGGCTGGCATCTGCGCTGTATGGATTCAGGCTCTATGCATCATTTTGTTGGTTCTGATTCTTCATGCATAAGCTGGGGCCATGCACAATCTGGCGAATTGGGATACGGACCTCTTGGACAAAA ATCTTCTGCAGCTCCTAAAAAAGTAGACTTGCTCGAGGGCATGCATGTTATCAG TGTTGCCTGTGGATTTGCCCATTCATTAATGGTTGTTGATAGAACCAATGTTGCTGATCGTTTTGAGAAG CTTGAAATCTATGATGGCAAAGCTACTGGTGAAG ACCTTGAAGATCCCAATAATATACCTGAACCTGCAAGCGCAGAAAAACTTCCTAATAGAAGTTCCGTGAAAACTTCTCAGAACTTGAAAAAACGAAAAAAGGGGAAAGATTCTTCAGAATCTGAGGGCGAGAACGAGGAGAATAGCTATTCTGATGACAGCGACAAAGAAATGAATGGAAAATACTCCGGTAGAGGACGAGGCAAAAATTCTGGTAAATCTACTCCAAGGAAGAAAGGTAGTGGCCGTGGTTCTGGGCGTCCTCCATCAAAATCGACAGGCGCCCAGAAATCTGGTGGAGGAAAAGGAACTGGGAAGAGAGGAAGACCTAAAAAGACCTGA
- the LOC140961927 gene encoding zinc finger CCCH domain-containing protein 6-like isoform X1: protein MRRSQKSKRVTWASDDNLYQVRLFCPEESPALVGLGTQNHLQAKAFWPLLSRGTGLDDNLPPGFEGIEPAKLWRIKLSQIPLITWRCPPSFEVNSSWRVVAGEESIEMEAQKRREMTMLEAIYPRSSTIPPNPSVSAGADDSVINDQNTPLVPITPVEDEDIASDTTFGSIARNTDSADNKRVATGVEPDTVLAAQVALSLITSKSYQGNLIDRELLIKILSDPKMIEQLITNHAALSSTQNMSRSSHITNTLPSKVQTMPAIGVHTVSSTSMPNLRPLPKNLFNPVSIAVNRRGPELITPSMSTNNLPLYPPSRNLRPSVPDVTPVPSPEVPKGKDINYYKSLIQQHGEERREILPRYSHQTNEVQLGISREPSNIAKSRDSKQKMMKPCIFFNSSRGCRNGVNCAYLHGSSAQQKVIGIQEVQSAKRAKIHR, encoded by the exons ATGAGAAGATCGCAGAAATCGAAAAGAGTTACTTGGGCTTCAGATGATAATCTTTATCAG GTACGGCTTTTTTGTCCAGAAGAATCTCCCGCACTAGTGGGATTGGGAACACAGAACCACCTCCAGGCAAAGGCATTTTGGCCACTGCTGTCAAGAGGTACGGGACTTGATGACAATTTACCACCAGGCTTTGAAGGAATCGAACCTGCAAAGCTGTGGAGGATTAAGTTGTCTCAAATACCATTAATTACATGGAGATGCCCTCCCAGC TTCGAAGTAAATAGTTCATGGAGAGTGGTTGCTGGAGAAGAGAGCATAGAAATGGAAGCCCAGAAGCGAAGGGAGATGACAATGCTGGAAGCCATATATCCACGCTCATCAACTATTCCTCCCAA CCCATCCGTTTCAGCGGGTGCCGATGACTCGGTTATTAATGACCAAAACACCCCTTTGGTCCCCATCACACCAGTCGAAGATGAGGACATCGCATCGGATACAACATTTGGCTCCATTGCGAGGAACACCGACTCTGCAGATAATAAAAGAGTAGCGACAGGAGTCGAGCCTGATACAGTATTAGCAGCTCAAGTTGCATTGAGTTTAATCACGTCAAAAAGTTATCAAGGAAACTTGATTGATCGGGAGCTGCTCATAAAGATTCTCAGTGACCCAAAAATGATTGAGCAACTAATTACTAACCATGCTGCATTGTCCAGCACGCAGAACATGTCACGATCATCCCACATTACTAATACGCTACCTTCCAAAGTTCAGACCATGCCAGCCATTGGAGTTCATACTGTATCATCGACCAGCATGCCCAATTTGAGGCCGCTTcccaaaaatttatttaatccaGTCAGCATTGCTGTGAATAGAAGGGGTCCAGAACTCATCACCCCTTCGATGTCTACGAATAATTTACCTCTTTACCCTCCAAGTAGGAATCTGCGGCCATCTGTGCCTGATGTTACCCCAGTGCCCAGTCCCGAAGTTCCCAAGGGAAAGGACATCAACTACTACAAGAGCCTCATTCAGCAACATGGAGAAGAAAGAAGGGAGATTTTACCTCGATATTCTCATCAAACCAACGAAGTACAATTGGGAATCAGTCGAGAACCATCAAATATAGCGAAATCAAGAGACTCAAAGCAAAAGATGATGAAGCCCTGCATATTTTTCAATAGTTCTAGGGGATGCAGGAATGGAGTTAACTGTGCCTATCTGCATGGTTCATCGGCCCAGCAGAAAGTCATTGGTATTCAAGAGGTTCAAAGTGCAAAGAGAGCGAAGATCCATAGATAG